A DNA window from Drosophila sechellia strain sech25 chromosome X, ASM438219v1, whole genome shotgun sequence contains the following coding sequences:
- the LOC6618989 gene encoding uncharacterized protein LOC6618989 isoform X2, whose translation MPIDRGRARQRNRNTVSPETLLESHLQKLLKEQELLHQLLISNRPGKTQLENLGGESIYEIDDENLPCFQEAVGEERKELNNHPILAEMVDSPSPSKLEDLPKLPSRRYPYRRNQSLIPTPISVGNCTQPKLMGQGFDTPFLYPDFISQNEENRVKYLFSLVDSLVLQTERIFKLSEHSMAKENIKNPSTGAIPKSRPKQEFQIDQMGHAKYTITVKSRFKEPKQHNPSKKHRLAKSKINSYNKLPDIIDLDCEFGMEYIEKFRANNIRDENKAEGVSDTGQDIYTDATDSIEIVTEDEEGVNESLITVIPNSEYRNDTSFLEIEMAKSFKKQRKCKKKDTNVYRPTTDLDCEFGMEYIEKFRANKIRDENKAEGVSDTGQDIYTDATDSIEIVTEDEEGYFGVNESLITVIPNSEYRKSFKTQRKCKKKDTNVYRPTTPITRPSTPIDDDVPSTSAHAKFYQQFKDPLDPEKSESSVLNMWQLLTAKEFNREKRRQQQAQKYKYGKLQPLDPKSVMKPKQKSVSIKRPNMCSKFCSEYKTKKEWLKAERKFKRDQYLSFYRPQDLSEPRIKLTEEVQCNIQRRLFNVISNQTKPVQPKPMPKINIPHRPVEEKKVPKQVPDKGTTSLDRGEWLKNLLIDRVRLSRQKHNMDHLIPPENPLKAIYLPILRQVEPLKIYQKKPKPLKKKPTSFGLKISSTNYMTPEPGSQASLATIFYDAKHTMSRTPSSTALRDDLVDETESVFSCQEPSDPHIFSSLSKIEEIQPLQKKIDRSTTEDISKEIVDFRKFIDIDCVSLLILHLMSNMKPKKDIHLFEFNPKITNYMDYFYWKHLKDDCLFFHWFVSEGFFPAHYLINVKNSKELENVSDEQIDEEIMQYIDVANDACKKEIHLTRQMAHLMVTSYFRVLHHRATSVEYPIQDRYLLRCRSAISVVELYQQERGRNILKNRVDCKRLMNWAIKHEGRVKQLIDEPLYYAEQRANIDSSLVIRTPNLECFKDFYTRHVLPKPDALAINSMFNKMRYPRNRTYPHMSFVCPIPGCETILCSEILMAHYLSDHCRRLEELWLTDRMILLFYPCSYPTNQIYCICVIALLAKIPGQTVPVPRVVINEELPTKYLYFAEHGACFLMFAPVSRLLVEGKVTPKPSAGIGVEKQQLDTLYIFWLAIADYELEVAGCRLLVYGRNRSVKARSLLTFVKMSTFKGVNDLLVTHPDSYLAIDYETMATVTNNFKELIFIEVRYINKLNEDPNSSGDDNYDD comes from the exons ATGCCGATTGACAGAGGACGAGCTCGGCAAAGAAACCGCAATACAGTTTCGCCGGAAACTCTCCTAGAGAGCCACTTACAAAAGCTTCTCAAGGAGCAGGAGCTACTTCACCAGCTGCTGATCAGCAATCGTCCCGGAAAAACCCAGTTGGAAAATCTTGGCGGCGAAAGTATCTATGAGATCGATGATGAAAATTTGCCATGTTTTCAG GAGGCGGTGGGGGAGGAGCGAAAGGAGCTTAACAACCATCCAATTCTCGCCGAAATGGTGGACTCGCCGAGTCCTTCGAAATTAGAAGATCTTCCAAAACTTCCATCACGAAGGTATCCATACCGCAGAAACCAAAGCTTGATCCCAACGCCTATTTCAGTGGGCAACTGCACACAACCCAAGCTAATGGGCCAGGGGTTCGACACGCCCTTTCTATACCCTGATTTTATTTCACAAAACGAGGAAAATCGTGTAAAGT ACCTCTTCAGTTTGGTGGATAGTCTGGTACTGCAAACAGAGCgaatatttaaattgagcGAGCATTCTATGGCCaaagaaaacattaaaaacCCCTCCACTGGAGCTATACCCAAATCCAGGCCTAAACAGGAATTCCAAATAGATCAGATGGGCCATGCAAAATACACGATTACTGTCAAATCTCGTTTTAAAGAGCCAAAGCAACACAATCCATCTA AAAAACATCGTTTAGCCAAAAGTAAGATAAATTCGTATAATAAATTGCCAGACATAATCGATTTAGATTGTGAGTTCGGAATGGAGTATATAGAAAAGTTTCGAGCCAACAACATTCGAGATGAAAATAAGGCCGAGGGCGTATCCGATACTGGTCAAGATATATACACTGATGCTACGGATTCGATTGAAATAGTGACAGAGGATGAAGAAG gTGTAAACGAATCCCTGATAACTGTTATTCCGAACTCCGAATACCGTAATGACACATCGTTTCTTGAAATTGAGATGGCCAAATCATTCAAGAAACAGAGAAAATGTAAGAAAAAGGACACCAACGTTTATCGACCAACAACAGATTTAGATTGTGAGTTCGGAATGGAGTATATAGAAAAGTTTCGAGCCAACAAAATTCGAGATGAAAATAAGGCCGAGGGCGTGTCCGATACTGGTCAAGATATATACACTGATGCTACGGATTCGATTGAAATAGTGACAGAGGATGAAGAAGGTTATTTTG gTGTAAACGAATCCCTGATAACTGTTATTCCGAACTCCGAATACCGTAAATCATTCAAAACACAGAGAAAATGTAAGAAAAAAGACACCAACGTTTATCGACCAACAACACCCATCACTAGACCCTCTACTCccattgatgatgatgttcCCAGTACATCGGCACATGCAAAATTTTATCAGCAATTTAAAGATCCATTGGATCCCGAGAAGAGCGAATCAAGTGTCTTAAACATGTGGCAGTTATTAACAGCCAAAG AATTTAATAGGGAAAAACGAAGGCAACAACAAGCACAGAAGTAcaaatatggaaaattacaACCGTTAGATCCGAAATCCGTGATGAAACCAAAGCAGAAATCTGTGTCTATAAAAAGGCCAAACATGTGCTCAAAATTCTGTAGCGAATATAAAACGAAAAAAGAATGGCTTAAAGCGGAACGCAAGTTTAAAAGGGATCAGTACCTATCATTTTATAGACCACAAGATCTCTCCGAGCCCAGGATAAAATTGACCGAAGAAGTACAGTGTAACATTCAACGTAGACTTTTCAATGTTATCAGTAACCAAACCAAGCCGGTACAACCCAAACCCatgccaaaaataaacataccCCATCGACCTGTTGAAGAAAAAAAGGTCCCAAAACAAGTTCCCGATAAGGGTACCACGTCACTAGACAGGGGTGAGTGGTTAAAGAATCTTTTAATAGACAGAGTTCGGCTGAGTCGTCAAAAACATAATATGGACCATTTGATACCACCAGAGAATCCTCTAAAAGCCATTTACTTACCGATTCTCCGTCAAGTTGAGCCcttgaaaatatatcaaaagaaaccaaagccattaaaaaaaaaacctactAGCTTTGGTTTAAAGATCAGTAGTACTAATTACATGACACCCGAGCCCGGTTCGCAAGCTTCACTTGCTACTATATTTTACGATGCCAAACACACGATGTCAAGGACCCCTAGCTCAACCGCTTTGCGCGACGATTTAGTCGACGAAACGGAGAGCGTTTTCAGCTGTCAAGAACCAAGCGATCCACATATTTTTAGCAGCCTATCAAAAATCGAGGAAATACAACCActtcaaaaaaaaatcgatagGTCAACTACAGAGGATATATCCAAAGAAATTGTAGATTTTAGGAAATTCATCGATATAGATTGCGTATCGCTACTCATCCTGCATCTAATGTCAAATATGAAACCCAAAAAGGACATACATCTTTTCGAATTTAATCCCAAGATTACTAATTATATGGATTACTTTTACTGGAAACATTTAAAGGACGATTGTCTATTCTTTCATTGGTTCGTCAGCGAGGGGTTTTTTCCCGCTCATTATCTTATTAATGTGAAAAATTCCAAGGAACTGGAAAACGTTTCAGATGAGCAGATAGATGAGGAGATTATGCAGTATATAGATGTGGCAAATGACGCTTGCAAGAAGGAAATACATTTAACAAGGCAAATGGCGCACCTAATGGTGACCTCTTATTTTCGAGTTTTACATCATAGAGCCACATCGGTTGAGTACCCTATCCAAGATAGATATTTGCTCAGATGTCGCTCGGCCATTTCTGTAGTTGAACTCTATCAACAGGAGAGAGGTcgaaatatattgaaaaatcGGGTCGATTGTAAGCGACTTATGAATTGGGCCATCAAACACGAGGGTCGCGTTAAACAGCTGATCGACGAGCCTTTGTACTATGCCGAGCAACGGGCTAACATTGATTCCTCCCTGGTTATACGTACCCCAAATTTGGAGTGCTTTAAGGATTTTTACACTCGTCACGTATTGCCCAAACCTGATGCACTTGCCATTAATTCCATGTTCAACAAAATGCGTTATCCGAGAAATAGAACATATCCACATATGTCGTTTGTGTGCCCTATTCCTGGTTGCGAAACGATTCTGTGCTCCGAGATTCTTATGGCACACTATTTGTCCGATCATTGTCGACGATTGGAAGAACTTTGGCTTACAGATCGTATGATTCTACTGTTCTATCCGTGTTCCTATCCCACAAATCAGATTTACTGTATTTGTGTAATCGCCTTGTTGGCCAAAATTCCCGGACAGACGGTCCCGGTACCCCGTGTTGTAATTAACGAGGAATTACCCACGAAATATCTATACTTTGCTGAACATGGAGCATGTTTCCTTATGTTCGCTCCGGTTTCAAGATTATTAGTTGAAGGAAAGGTGACGCCTAAACCTTCCGCGGGAATAGGCGTTGAGAAGCAGCAACTAGAcactttgtatatattttggcTAGCTATTGCCGATTATGAACTCGAGGTTGCGGGATGTCGACTTCTTGTGTATGGCCGGAATCGCAGTGTCAAGGCTAGATCTCTATTGACGTTTGTGAAAATGTCCACGTTTAAAGGTGTAAACGATTTGCTTGTAACTCATCCAGATAGCTATCTGGCCATCGACTATGAGACAATGGCGACGGTGACAAACAATTTTAAGGAGCTTATTTTTATCGAGGTACGATACATTAATAAGTTGAATGAGGATCCCAATAGTTCTGGTGATGACAATTATGATGATTAA
- the LOC6618989 gene encoding uncharacterized protein LOC6618989 isoform X1: MAKENIKNPSTGAIPKSRPKQEFQIDQMGHAKYTITVKSRFKEPKQHNPSKKHRLAKSKINSYNKLPDIIDLDCEFGMEYIEKFRANNIRDENKAEGVSDTGQDIYTDATDSIEIVTEDEEGYFGVNESLITVIPNSEYRNDTSFLEIEMAKSFKKQRKCKKKDTNVYRPTTDLDCEFGMEYIEKFRANKIRDENKAEGVSDTGQDIYTDATDSIEIVTEDEEGYFGVNESLITVIPNSEYRKSFKTQRKCKKKDTNVYRPTTPITRPSTPIDDDVPSTSAHAKFYQQFKDPLDPEKSESSVLNMWQLLTAKEFNREKRRQQQAQKYKYGKLQPLDPKSVMKPKQKSVSIKRPNMCSKFCSEYKTKKEWLKAERKFKRDQYLSFYRPQDLSEPRIKLTEEVQCNIQRRLFNVISNQTKPVQPKPMPKINIPHRPVEEKKVPKQVPDKGTTSLDRGEWLKNLLIDRVRLSRQKHNMDHLIPPENPLKAIYLPILRQVEPLKIYQKKPKPLKKKPTSFGLKISSTNYMTPEPGSQASLATIFYDAKHTMSRTPSSTALRDDLVDETESVFSCQEPSDPHIFSSLSKIEEIQPLQKKIDRSTTEDISKEIVDFRKFIDIDCVSLLILHLMSNMKPKKDIHLFEFNPKITNYMDYFYWKHLKDDCLFFHWFVSEGFFPAHYLINVKNSKELENVSDEQIDEEIMQYIDVANDACKKEIHLTRQMAHLMVTSYFRVLHHRATSVEYPIQDRYLLRCRSAISVVELYQQERGRNILKNRVDCKRLMNWAIKHEGRVKQLIDEPLYYAEQRANIDSSLVIRTPNLECFKDFYTRHVLPKPDALAINSMFNKMRYPRNRTYPHMSFVCPIPGCETILCSEILMAHYLSDHCRRLEELWLTDRMILLFYPCSYPTNQIYCICVIALLAKIPGQTVPVPRVVINEELPTKYLYFAEHGACFLMFAPVSRLLVEGKVTPKPSAGIGVEKQQLDTLYIFWLAIADYELEVAGCRLLVYGRNRSVKARSLLTFVKMSTFKGVNDLLVTHPDSYLAIDYETMATVTNNFKELIFIEVRYINKLNEDPNSSGDDNYDD, translated from the exons ATGGCCaaagaaaacattaaaaacCCCTCCACTGGAGCTATACCCAAATCCAGGCCTAAACAGGAATTCCAAATAGATCAGATGGGCCATGCAAAATACACGATTACTGTCAAATCTCGTTTTAAAGAGCCAAAGCAACACAATCCATCTA AAAAACATCGTTTAGCCAAAAGTAAGATAAATTCGTATAATAAATTGCCAGACATAATCGATTTAGATTGTGAGTTCGGAATGGAGTATATAGAAAAGTTTCGAGCCAACAACATTCGAGATGAAAATAAGGCCGAGGGCGTATCCGATACTGGTCAAGATATATACACTGATGCTACGGATTCGATTGAAATAGTGACAGAGGATGAAGAAGGTTATTTTG gTGTAAACGAATCCCTGATAACTGTTATTCCGAACTCCGAATACCGTAATGACACATCGTTTCTTGAAATTGAGATGGCCAAATCATTCAAGAAACAGAGAAAATGTAAGAAAAAGGACACCAACGTTTATCGACCAACAACAGATTTAGATTGTGAGTTCGGAATGGAGTATATAGAAAAGTTTCGAGCCAACAAAATTCGAGATGAAAATAAGGCCGAGGGCGTGTCCGATACTGGTCAAGATATATACACTGATGCTACGGATTCGATTGAAATAGTGACAGAGGATGAAGAAGGTTATTTTG gTGTAAACGAATCCCTGATAACTGTTATTCCGAACTCCGAATACCGTAAATCATTCAAAACACAGAGAAAATGTAAGAAAAAAGACACCAACGTTTATCGACCAACAACACCCATCACTAGACCCTCTACTCccattgatgatgatgttcCCAGTACATCGGCACATGCAAAATTTTATCAGCAATTTAAAGATCCATTGGATCCCGAGAAGAGCGAATCAAGTGTCTTAAACATGTGGCAGTTATTAACAGCCAAAG AATTTAATAGGGAAAAACGAAGGCAACAACAAGCACAGAAGTAcaaatatggaaaattacaACCGTTAGATCCGAAATCCGTGATGAAACCAAAGCAGAAATCTGTGTCTATAAAAAGGCCAAACATGTGCTCAAAATTCTGTAGCGAATATAAAACGAAAAAAGAATGGCTTAAAGCGGAACGCAAGTTTAAAAGGGATCAGTACCTATCATTTTATAGACCACAAGATCTCTCCGAGCCCAGGATAAAATTGACCGAAGAAGTACAGTGTAACATTCAACGTAGACTTTTCAATGTTATCAGTAACCAAACCAAGCCGGTACAACCCAAACCCatgccaaaaataaacataccCCATCGACCTGTTGAAGAAAAAAAGGTCCCAAAACAAGTTCCCGATAAGGGTACCACGTCACTAGACAGGGGTGAGTGGTTAAAGAATCTTTTAATAGACAGAGTTCGGCTGAGTCGTCAAAAACATAATATGGACCATTTGATACCACCAGAGAATCCTCTAAAAGCCATTTACTTACCGATTCTCCGTCAAGTTGAGCCcttgaaaatatatcaaaagaaaccaaagccattaaaaaaaaaacctactAGCTTTGGTTTAAAGATCAGTAGTACTAATTACATGACACCCGAGCCCGGTTCGCAAGCTTCACTTGCTACTATATTTTACGATGCCAAACACACGATGTCAAGGACCCCTAGCTCAACCGCTTTGCGCGACGATTTAGTCGACGAAACGGAGAGCGTTTTCAGCTGTCAAGAACCAAGCGATCCACATATTTTTAGCAGCCTATCAAAAATCGAGGAAATACAACCActtcaaaaaaaaatcgatagGTCAACTACAGAGGATATATCCAAAGAAATTGTAGATTTTAGGAAATTCATCGATATAGATTGCGTATCGCTACTCATCCTGCATCTAATGTCAAATATGAAACCCAAAAAGGACATACATCTTTTCGAATTTAATCCCAAGATTACTAATTATATGGATTACTTTTACTGGAAACATTTAAAGGACGATTGTCTATTCTTTCATTGGTTCGTCAGCGAGGGGTTTTTTCCCGCTCATTATCTTATTAATGTGAAAAATTCCAAGGAACTGGAAAACGTTTCAGATGAGCAGATAGATGAGGAGATTATGCAGTATATAGATGTGGCAAATGACGCTTGCAAGAAGGAAATACATTTAACAAGGCAAATGGCGCACCTAATGGTGACCTCTTATTTTCGAGTTTTACATCATAGAGCCACATCGGTTGAGTACCCTATCCAAGATAGATATTTGCTCAGATGTCGCTCGGCCATTTCTGTAGTTGAACTCTATCAACAGGAGAGAGGTcgaaatatattgaaaaatcGGGTCGATTGTAAGCGACTTATGAATTGGGCCATCAAACACGAGGGTCGCGTTAAACAGCTGATCGACGAGCCTTTGTACTATGCCGAGCAACGGGCTAACATTGATTCCTCCCTGGTTATACGTACCCCAAATTTGGAGTGCTTTAAGGATTTTTACACTCGTCACGTATTGCCCAAACCTGATGCACTTGCCATTAATTCCATGTTCAACAAAATGCGTTATCCGAGAAATAGAACATATCCACATATGTCGTTTGTGTGCCCTATTCCTGGTTGCGAAACGATTCTGTGCTCCGAGATTCTTATGGCACACTATTTGTCCGATCATTGTCGACGATTGGAAGAACTTTGGCTTACAGATCGTATGATTCTACTGTTCTATCCGTGTTCCTATCCCACAAATCAGATTTACTGTATTTGTGTAATCGCCTTGTTGGCCAAAATTCCCGGACAGACGGTCCCGGTACCCCGTGTTGTAATTAACGAGGAATTACCCACGAAATATCTATACTTTGCTGAACATGGAGCATGTTTCCTTATGTTCGCTCCGGTTTCAAGATTATTAGTTGAAGGAAAGGTGACGCCTAAACCTTCCGCGGGAATAGGCGTTGAGAAGCAGCAACTAGAcactttgtatatattttggcTAGCTATTGCCGATTATGAACTCGAGGTTGCGGGATGTCGACTTCTTGTGTATGGCCGGAATCGCAGTGTCAAGGCTAGATCTCTATTGACGTTTGTGAAAATGTCCACGTTTAAAGGTGTAAACGATTTGCTTGTAACTCATCCAGATAGCTATCTGGCCATCGACTATGAGACAATGGCGACGGTGACAAACAATTTTAAGGAGCTTATTTTTATCGAGGTACGATACATTAATAAGTTGAATGAGGATCCCAATAGTTCTGGTGATGACAATTATGATGATTAA
- the LOC6618992 gene encoding uncharacterized protein LOC6618992 has product MDGDQIRRSSSDRDLEYSRCRRNGVHYATITDFLASLNTNDTTLGSAQGRNTLSLEEYLQIVRGGAEKQAGDGDKTIGTRKTSVQDISTQTQAESKSSSKPKLISQFTEKIWM; this is encoded by the coding sequence ATGGACGGAGATCAGATccggaggagcagcagtgATCGGGACTTGGAATACAGTCGATGTCGGCGTAATGGTGTCCATTACGCCACCATTACAGATTTTCTGGCCAGCCTCAATACCAATGATACCACCTTGGGATCGGCGCAGGGAAGAAATACATTGAGCCTAGAGGAATACCTACAAATCGTAAGAGGCGGTGCCGAAAAACAGGCTGGCGATGGGGATAAAACTATCGGAACGCGAAAGACATCGGTCCAGGATATTAGCACACAAACGCAGGCAGAATCAAAAAGTTCTTCCAAACCGAAGCTAATATCTCAGTTTACCGAGAAAATATGGATGTGA